ATGCTGGCGCGTACGATGGCCTGAATGGTGTCTGCCATTTCCTGGCCGCCTTCCAGCTTGATGCAGTCACAGCCGGCTTCGGCCATGAAACGTCCTGCGTTGCGAACGGCTTCTTCTTTGGACACTTGATAGCTCATGTAAGGCATGTCGCCGACCAGGTAAGCGGTAGGGGCACCTTTACGGACGGCCTTGGCATGATTGATCATCATGTCCATCGTCACCGGCAGCGTGCTGTCCATCCCGTAAACCGTCATGCCCAAAGAATCACCGACCAGAATAATTTCCACGCCGGCCTTTTCTTCGAGCAGAGCCATGGGGTAATCATAGCACGTGAGCATGACGATGGGTTCTTTCCGGGCCTGCATCTCTTTCAGCGTATGGATAGTGATCTTTTTCCGTTCCATTTTTTGCCTGACCTCCATTGTTCATTTTCCTTATCGGCAGTTGAAAGATAAATCAATTTTT
This sequence is a window from Clostridia bacterium. Protein-coding genes within it:
- the panB gene encoding 3-methyl-2-oxobutanoate hydroxymethyltransferase, which encodes MERKKITIHTLKEMQARKEPIVMLTCYDYPMALLEEKAGVEIILVGDSLGMTVYGMDSTLPVTMDMMINHAKAVRKGAPTAYLVGDMPYMSYQVSKEEAVRNAGRFMAEAGCDCIKLEGGQEMADTIQAIVRASIPVMGHIGLTPQSLAQLGGFKAQGRTAEAALKLVEDAKAIEQAGA